One segment of Streptosporangium brasiliense DNA contains the following:
- a CDS encoding DUF397 domain-containing protein, whose product MDSGSRFHGAVWRSKCNNGTCVEIASQGGWVGVRDSKDGGTGPVLSFTQEEWSTFVKAVKNGAFDV is encoded by the coding sequence ATGGACAGCGGCTCGCGGTTCCATGGAGCAGTCTGGCGATCCAAGTGCAACAACGGCACCTGCGTCGAAATCGCTTCGCAGGGCGGCTGGGTCGGCGTGCGGGACAGCAAGGACGGCGGCACCGGACCCGTCCTGTCGTTCACCCAGGAAGAGTGGAGCACCTTCGTCAAGGCCGTGAAGAACGGGGCTTTCGACGTTTGA
- a CDS encoding BTAD domain-containing putative transcriptional regulator, protein MDFRVLGPVGVVADDGMPLDIGPYQQRAVLAMCMLAAPRPVGPHRLIDALWEDVPPPGAVNTVQAYISKLRRVFEPGRRRDVPPAVLVSRPGGYALDIPETALDLARARERAAEGRRMSAGGEHEAAGRQFRLALEEWRGEPLADFAGAAWAAEEIAHLAEFRLALEEDLAEADLALGLGATLTGALSQLVAAHPFRERLRVLGAHALYQAGRQADALAVLAEGRRLLVEDLGLDPDPRSREMERRILDQDPALTPRVRTAARRRARLVGRDAEAEALDLAVAGEGHQVVLLAGEPGIGKTSLAEHAAETARSRGRRVVWGRCWDGSGTPPFWPWTQAVQELVGKDGELTQLAAAGQFQFYEAFARLLNEHGRLMVVLDDLQWADASSLRLLEFLASTRLCPELAVVATYRDTDVPPGGALEHALGALVRLPHVRRLLLRGLGEEEIREYLGRAGADPDRAGEMDRLTAGNPFFLGEVLQLGETPQALSDVVRGRMAGLPPDTEEVLTVAALLGRDAATDTLLRVVELPEERVLDIVDAAVRARLLIEGDGLTCRFVHDIVRDVLREGLPPLRRRRLHARIAEVVEERSGTRLTEIAHHYREGLLTPRMAGKAIGYTRRAAAQAMAQFAHEDAVENLEQAISMIDRLPRSDDALRCDLLIDLAEAQAAAGMSIAAHASLEAAAEIAEGLGDDNRLARAVLGFSDPIHLAMYEEITGIDRLVERIDRVLASGLAEGSPWRARLLAAAAMTGSAARPVERSVAMAREAVRLARRTGDDRALSNALIVLEMVLRHDHDHDGARAVIDELLEIGLRTGDLTVEWIGREAEYMELSAQGRADEAVELLSWLRETADRLRLPSMVSLTAWQSAVLAYLGGRFADALAAAEESGAAHPEGALGRGSMGRGDADLRSGVLRFLALRARGAAGEALTLADKTLAQRPGQRPWQILRCLALIDLGRADEARVVFAEISRDGFALIEPDLAYRFVPDAVSELCAALGDVAAGWALYGRLAPNAGRLLGWSVTDLCLARLALLDGDRERAGAHLRAAEDFVRRAGTEVYRPALRDLRARLPAQEAAPW, encoded by the coding sequence ATGGACTTTCGTGTGCTGGGACCGGTCGGTGTGGTCGCCGACGACGGGATGCCGTTGGACATCGGGCCCTACCAGCAGCGGGCGGTGCTGGCGATGTGCATGCTCGCCGCCCCCCGTCCGGTCGGACCGCACCGGCTGATCGACGCGCTCTGGGAGGACGTGCCGCCGCCCGGCGCGGTCAACACCGTCCAGGCGTACATCTCCAAGCTCCGCCGTGTCTTCGAGCCCGGCAGGCGGCGGGACGTGCCCCCTGCCGTCCTGGTCAGCAGGCCCGGCGGCTACGCCCTCGACATCCCCGAGACCGCGCTCGACCTGGCCAGGGCCCGTGAGCGGGCGGCCGAGGGCAGGCGCATGAGCGCCGGCGGCGAGCACGAGGCCGCCGGCCGGCAGTTCCGGCTGGCGCTGGAGGAATGGCGCGGGGAGCCGCTCGCCGACTTCGCGGGCGCCGCCTGGGCCGCCGAGGAGATCGCCCACCTGGCCGAGTTCCGGCTGGCGCTGGAGGAGGACCTGGCCGAGGCCGACCTCGCACTCGGCCTGGGGGCCACGTTGACCGGCGCGCTGTCCCAGCTGGTCGCCGCCCACCCGTTCAGGGAGCGGCTCCGCGTGCTCGGCGCCCACGCCCTCTACCAGGCCGGGCGGCAGGCCGACGCGCTGGCCGTGCTCGCCGAGGGGCGCAGGCTCCTGGTGGAGGACCTGGGGCTGGACCCCGACCCCCGGTCACGGGAGATGGAGCGGCGCATCCTCGACCAGGACCCCGCCCTCACACCCCGGGTCCGGACGGCGGCGCGCCGGCGCGCCCGGCTGGTCGGCCGGGACGCCGAGGCTGAGGCACTGGACCTGGCGGTCGCGGGCGAGGGACACCAGGTGGTGCTGCTGGCCGGGGAACCGGGGATCGGCAAGACCAGCCTGGCCGAACACGCCGCCGAGACCGCCCGCTCCCGGGGCCGCCGGGTGGTGTGGGGCCGCTGCTGGGACGGCAGCGGCACACCGCCCTTCTGGCCGTGGACGCAGGCCGTACAGGAGCTGGTCGGCAAGGACGGTGAGCTGACCCAGCTCGCCGCGGCCGGGCAGTTCCAGTTCTACGAGGCGTTCGCCCGGCTGCTGAACGAGCACGGCCGGCTCATGGTCGTCCTCGACGACCTCCAGTGGGCCGACGCGTCGTCGCTGCGGCTGCTGGAGTTCCTCGCCTCCACCCGGCTCTGCCCGGAGCTGGCCGTGGTGGCCACCTACCGCGACACCGACGTGCCCCCCGGTGGGGCGCTGGAGCACGCCCTCGGCGCGCTGGTACGGCTGCCGCACGTGCGGCGGCTCCTGCTGCGGGGGCTCGGCGAGGAGGAGATCCGCGAGTATCTCGGCCGGGCCGGCGCCGATCCGGACCGGGCCGGGGAGATGGACCGGCTGACCGCGGGCAACCCGTTCTTCCTGGGGGAGGTCCTGCAACTGGGGGAGACCCCGCAGGCCCTGTCCGACGTCGTGCGCGGCCGGATGGCCGGCCTGCCGCCGGACACCGAGGAGGTGCTGACCGTCGCGGCCCTGCTCGGCCGGGACGCGGCGACCGATACCCTGCTCCGGGTGGTGGAGCTGCCCGAGGAGCGGGTGCTCGACATCGTCGACGCCGCGGTCCGGGCCCGGCTGCTGATCGAAGGCGACGGTCTGACCTGCCGGTTCGTCCACGACATCGTCCGCGACGTGCTCCGCGAGGGGCTGCCGCCGCTGCGCCGTCGGCGGCTGCACGCGCGGATCGCCGAGGTGGTGGAGGAGCGGAGCGGGACCCGTCTCACCGAGATCGCCCACCACTACCGCGAGGGCCTGCTGACCCCTCGGATGGCGGGCAAGGCCATCGGTTACACCCGGCGCGCGGCGGCCCAGGCGATGGCGCAGTTCGCCCACGAGGACGCGGTGGAGAACCTGGAACAGGCGATCTCGATGATCGACCGGCTCCCCCGGTCCGACGACGCGCTCCGCTGCGACCTGCTGATCGACCTGGCCGAGGCGCAGGCGGCGGCGGGCATGAGCATCGCGGCCCACGCCTCCCTGGAGGCCGCCGCGGAGATCGCCGAGGGGCTCGGCGACGACAACCGGCTGGCCCGGGCGGTGCTGGGCTTCTCCGACCCCATCCACCTGGCCATGTACGAGGAGATCACCGGCATCGACCGGCTCGTCGAGCGCATCGACCGGGTCCTCGCCTCCGGGCTGGCCGAGGGCTCGCCGTGGCGGGCCCGGCTGCTCGCCGCCGCCGCGATGACCGGCTCCGCGGCCCGTCCCGTCGAGCGCAGCGTCGCGATGGCGCGTGAGGCGGTACGGCTGGCCCGCCGTACCGGCGACGATCGGGCGCTGTCCAACGCGCTGATCGTCCTGGAGATGGTGCTCAGGCACGACCACGACCACGACGGCGCGCGGGCGGTCATCGACGAGCTCCTGGAGATCGGTCTGCGCACCGGTGACCTGACCGTCGAGTGGATCGGACGCGAGGCCGAGTACATGGAGCTGAGCGCCCAGGGGCGGGCCGACGAGGCCGTCGAGCTGCTGTCCTGGCTCAGGGAGACCGCCGACCGGCTCCGGCTCCCCTCGATGGTCAGCCTGACCGCCTGGCAGAGCGCGGTCCTCGCCTACCTGGGCGGGCGTTTCGCCGACGCCCTCGCCGCGGCGGAGGAGTCCGGCGCGGCACATCCGGAGGGAGCCCTGGGACGGGGGTCCATGGGCAGGGGCGACGCGGATCTGCGCAGTGGAGTGCTCCGCTTCCTCGCCCTGAGAGCGCGGGGCGCGGCCGGAGAGGCGCTCACGTTGGCCGACAAGACGCTCGCTCAGCGTCCCGGCCAGCGGCCCTGGCAGATCCTGCGCTGCCTGGCCCTGATCGACCTGGGCCGGGCCGACGAGGCGCGCGTGGTCTTCGCTGAGATCTCCCGCGACGGCTTCGCCCTGATCGAGCCCGACCTGGCCTACCGGTTCGTGCCGGACGCGGTCAGCGAGCTCTGCGCGGCGCTCGGCGACGTGGCCGCCGGGTGGGCCCTGTACGGCCGGCTGGCTCCGAACGCGGGCCGCCTGCTGGGCTGGTCGGTGACCGACCTGTGCCTGGCGCGCCTCGCCCTGCTGGACGGCGACCGCGAGCGGGCCGGGGCGCATCTGCGCGCGGCGGAGGACTTCGTCCGCCGCGCCGGGACGGAGGTGTACAGGCCGGCGCTCCGGGACCTGCGGGCCCGGCTCCCCGCCCAGGAGGCGGCCCCCTGGTGA
- the mscL gene encoding large conductance mechanosensitive channel protein MscL: MGGFKKFLMRGNLVELAVAVVIGATFSGLVQALVKDLITPLIAAITGGGGPDFSTYVFTVNGAKFMYGDFVNHLLSFLIIASVVYWLVVMPMTRVIAFFDRDKEATEKKCPECLSDIPVEASRCAFCTVELSRVRSADRPPA; this comes from the coding sequence ATGGGCGGATTCAAGAAATTCCTGATGAGAGGCAATCTCGTCGAACTCGCCGTGGCGGTGGTGATCGGCGCGACCTTCAGCGGCCTGGTGCAGGCGCTGGTCAAGGATCTGATCACACCTTTGATCGCGGCCATCACCGGGGGCGGTGGACCGGACTTCTCGACATATGTGTTCACGGTCAACGGCGCCAAGTTCATGTACGGCGACTTCGTCAACCACCTGTTGAGCTTCCTCATCATCGCCTCCGTCGTCTACTGGCTGGTCGTGATGCCGATGACCCGGGTCATCGCCTTCTTCGACCGGGACAAGGAGGCGACCGAGAAGAAATGCCCGGAGTGCCTCAGCGACATCCCCGTCGAGGCGAGCCGCTGCGCCTTCTGCACCGTGGAGCTGTCCCGGGTCCGCTCCGCGGACAGACCGCCCGCCTGA
- a CDS encoding helix-turn-helix domain-containing protein, which translates to MAGTNPTLRRRQLASRLRELREQAGRSIKEAAEQLECSPAKISRIETAQRGALPRDVRDLCLFYGMTDQAQIDALMSLAREAKQQVWWQETEDVDFRPFLGLEIDATAISEYETTTVPGLLQTEDYARAVIKGYLPGMAQDVLEERVAYRLRRQERLHGPHPPKYWVLLDESVLHRHVGGVEVMRKQLEHLGKASELSHVTIQVIPFTVGAHMGFDSAFILLEFSDPTIGDTVYLDTLMGSFYLEKARELERFRETLNHLRAVALSPQESAVHIARAYDRFAA; encoded by the coding sequence ATGGCCGGCACCAACCCCACCCTGCGCCGCCGACAGCTCGCCAGCCGCCTGCGCGAGCTCCGCGAACAGGCCGGCAGGAGCATCAAAGAGGCCGCCGAACAGCTCGAATGCTCACCGGCGAAGATCAGCCGGATCGAGACCGCCCAGCGCGGCGCGCTGCCCCGGGACGTGCGTGACCTGTGCCTGTTCTACGGGATGACCGACCAGGCGCAGATCGACGCCCTGATGTCCCTGGCCCGGGAGGCCAAGCAGCAGGTGTGGTGGCAGGAGACGGAGGACGTCGACTTCCGCCCCTTCCTCGGCCTGGAGATCGACGCCACGGCGATCTCGGAGTATGAGACGACGACCGTCCCCGGCCTTCTCCAGACCGAGGACTACGCCCGCGCGGTCATCAAGGGATATCTGCCGGGAATGGCGCAGGACGTTCTGGAAGAGCGGGTCGCCTACCGGCTCAGGCGCCAAGAACGCCTGCACGGGCCCCATCCGCCGAAATACTGGGTGCTTCTCGACGAATCCGTGCTGCACCGCCATGTGGGCGGGGTCGAGGTCATGAGGAAGCAGCTTGAACACCTCGGAAAGGCCTCCGAGCTGTCCCACGTGACCATCCAGGTGATCCCCTTCACCGTCGGCGCGCACATGGGATTCGACAGTGCTTTCATTTTATTGGAGTTTTCCGATCCCACAATCGGCGACACCGTGTATCTCGACACCCTCATGGGTAGCTTCTACCTGGAGAAAGCCAGAGAGCTCGAACGTTTCAGAGAAACGCTCAACCATCTTCGCGCAGTGGCCCTGAGCCCACAGGAGTCAGCCGTCCACATCGCGAGGGCATACGATAGGTTCGCTGCCTGA
- a CDS encoding Gfo/Idh/MocA family protein encodes MVRYVPMSTIKWGILATGGIAATFTEDLKLLPDAEVVAVGSRSAGPARAFADRHGIPRAHGSWAELAADPEVDIVYVANTQNAHYDAVLTCLSAGKAVLCEKPFTLNRAQAAKLTDFARERRLFLMEAMWMRCIPAIRKIVELVEGGAVGPVGTVHADFGTSFDVGPDHRLRDPELGGGALLDLGVYPISFAYLMLGAPAAVRSWARLTPEGVDENTGVLLGYDSGAVALLSCGITTDGPVTASVSGPLGRIELPHLFFRPDTFTLYRMDAEPETFHVPYEGTGMLHEAAEAMRCLREGLLESPLVPWQATLDVMGIMDEVRGQVGVRFPGE; translated from the coding sequence TGAGATATGTCCCCATGAGCACGATTAAGTGGGGAATTCTGGCAACCGGCGGGATCGCCGCCACGTTCACCGAGGACCTGAAGCTCCTGCCGGACGCCGAGGTGGTCGCGGTCGGTTCCAGGTCCGCCGGGCCCGCCCGGGCGTTCGCCGACCGGCACGGCATCCCCCGTGCTCACGGGAGCTGGGCCGAGCTGGCCGCCGATCCCGAGGTGGACATCGTCTACGTCGCGAACACGCAGAACGCCCACTACGACGCCGTGCTGACCTGCCTGAGCGCGGGCAAGGCCGTACTGTGCGAGAAGCCCTTCACCCTCAACCGGGCCCAGGCCGCCAAGCTGACGGACTTCGCGCGGGAGCGGAGGCTGTTCCTCATGGAGGCCATGTGGATGCGCTGCATCCCGGCCATCCGCAAGATCGTGGAGCTGGTCGAGGGGGGAGCGGTCGGCCCGGTCGGCACCGTCCACGCCGACTTCGGGACCTCCTTCGACGTCGGGCCGGACCACCGGCTCCGCGACCCCGAGCTGGGCGGCGGCGCCCTGCTCGACCTGGGCGTCTATCCGATCTCCTTCGCCTACCTCATGCTCGGCGCCCCCGCCGCGGTGCGGTCCTGGGCCCGGCTGACCCCCGAGGGCGTGGACGAGAACACCGGTGTGCTGCTGGGCTACGACAGCGGCGCGGTGGCGCTGCTGTCGTGCGGCATCACCACCGACGGCCCGGTCACCGCGTCGGTCTCCGGCCCGCTGGGCCGGATCGAGCTGCCGCACCTGTTCTTCCGCCCCGACACCTTCACCCTGTACCGCATGGACGCCGAACCGGAGACCTTCCACGTCCCCTACGAGGGGACGGGCATGCTGCACGAGGCCGCCGAGGCCATGCGCTGCCTGCGCGAGGGCCTGCTGGAGAGCCCGCTCGTGCCCTGGCAGGCCACTCTCGACGTGATGGGCATCATGGACGAGGTCCGCGGGCAGGTGGGAGTCCGCTTCCCCGGCGAGTGA
- a CDS encoding DUF397 domain-containing protein, whose protein sequence is MTSSKTTEPATLRWQVSSRCNNGSCVEIARLPDGGVGMRDSKNKNGPVLEFTTAEFQTFIYSIKDGKFDL, encoded by the coding sequence ATGACGTCTTCCAAAACCACTGAGCCCGCCACCCTCCGGTGGCAGGTCTCAAGCCGGTGCAACAACGGCTCCTGCGTGGAAATCGCCCGGCTTCCCGACGGGGGCGTGGGCATGCGCGACAGCAAGAACAAGAATGGACCGGTCCTGGAGTTCACCACGGCGGAATTCCAGACTTTCATATACAGCATCAAGGACGGAAAGTTCGACCTGTAG